The following are encoded in a window of Clostridia bacterium genomic DNA:
- a CDS encoding stage III sporulation protein AF: MLAKLSVWAIAVIGVVILTVLVDIIIPDGQTNKYIKGIMAIIVIFVIIQPLPIIFNSNLADLTTSDNQDPITIDTNFIEFVNNLSAQERENSLIIYLESKGYKKVECQIVYANSNNIRLVEKVLLNLNNLVIDKNISHINIKEKIIDITAKFLSIEKGQVMIY, from the coding sequence ATGCTTGCAAAGTTATCAGTTTGGGCAATAGCCGTAATAGGGGTAGTAATATTAACCGTACTGGTTGACATTATAATTCCTGACGGACAAACAAATAAATATATTAAGGGCATAATGGCTATTATTGTAATTTTTGTAATAATACAACCTTTGCCGATTATATTTAATAGCAATCTTGCCGATTTAACTACAAGCGATAATCAAGATCCTATCACTATTGATACTAATTTTATTGAGTTTGTCAATAATCTAAGCGCACAAGAACGAGAGAACTCATTAATTATCTATTTAGAAAGCAAGGGTTATAAAAAGGTTGAATGTCAAATTGTTTACGCCAACTCTAACAATATTCGTTTGGTAGAAAAAGTGTTACTTAATTTAAATAATTTGGTTATAGATAAAAATATTTCTCATATAAATATTAAAGAAAAGATAATAGATATTACCGCTAAATTTTTATCGATTGAAAAAGGGCAGGTGATGATATATTGA